The DNA window AGTTCGCCGGGATTGGCGATGCCCAAAATGCTGGGGCTCGCGGGACAGCCCAACCTGACGTCGTTTCTGGATGTGCGATTCGGCGATTCGCTGTATCGCGTGCAGAACAAGTTTCCATCCGGGGCGATGGAGACGGCGCCCTACGGCGCCGATACCTACCGAATAGACAATATCGAGGTCGGTTCAATCCGCTACGAGCAGGTGAAGTACGAGTTCACGAGCTATTCGGGCATGCAGCTCGTAATGGCGTGGTTCACGCCTGATTCGAGTGGCAAGGTGCTCGATAAGCTGGTCCAAGCGGTCGGTCCGCCGAGCGAGCAAAACAGCTCCAAGGGCAGCGCTCCTGCCGACACGCGGGCGTTCTGGCAGCTTCCGCACGGCGAACGCGTCATCTATGACGGTCCCAAGCGATTCGTCGCAGTGTTGGGGCCGGGCGGCGGCCCACTGAAGCAAGACGCTGCAGAAAACGAAGCACTGGACAGCCCGTAGCCGCAGATTGTGCGCAAGGGCAGGGCTATCGCGTACGCGCATCAGACACGCTCGTTATCGTGCTTGTGAGGATGAAAGCGCTTGACGTTCGTTTCATTAGCGTGTTATAACGCGTCTTCGGAGTTCTCGACGGTAATAAACTAACCAAATTCGATTACTGCAGAGTCGCGTAGGGTCGCGGGCTGCGGTTGGGAATCTGGACGGCGGTCGCTCAATTTTGGCGAATGATGCCCAAGCCTGACAGCATGGGATGGCGGACGCGTGCCCAAATGGTACGCAAATCAAAACGCTGCTTGTCTGCCCATGACCAGCTTTGGCCCTTTCTTTAAGCGGAAATTTAGCTATCATGGCGAGGCTCAGACTTTAGCTGGCATCCGAGGTGGTCGCGCGAGCCGCGGGGAGTCATACCATGCGTAGTACTAATAAACATGCAGTTCTCACAACGCTACGAAGTCTGATCGTTCTACTCGCGCTGGGTTCCTTATTCTCTTCCCTCGCGCACGCACAAATCGGCGATTCCGGCGGCGCAGCGCTCGGCGGCGCCGGGGGCCTGGGCGGCTCCAGCAGCGCGGCAAGCGCGCAGGACGACGGCGCCAACAGCGATTCCCCGCAGGGCGCAGTGAGCAACGCGGTGAGCCGCGGATGCGTCGAGCCGGGTGACCCGAACGCGGCCAACTCCGGCCTGCCGTCGTGTACGAATTCAGATAACGACGGCGGTTCCGACCAGCCCGCCCAAGCGGGCCCGTCTAATCTTTCCGGCGGTGCGTCGGCGATGCGTGGCGCGCAGGGCTTCGCCAATACGATCAATAAGCAATCGATGGCTGCGGTCATCCAGCAGCTTGGAATTTCGCCCGACGAGCTCGGCAGCTTGAAAAGCGAAATGGCGTCGGGCGGTCTCAGTTCTGACGACATGCAGGAGCTATGTCTCCATTTTGCGGCGAAACAGCTGGGCGCCGGTGACGTTGCCGGAATCGCAAAATCGCTCGGCCTGAGCTTCACCGACCAGCAGATGGCACAGCTGAGAAGTTGCACGGGGCTTGCGGGGCAGGACGGATCGGACGAGACAGCGTCGCCCGGGCGGCAGATGGGGACGGCGGCGTCGGGGGCAAATCCGAGTCAGCCGGTATCATCGGTTGAATCGCAATTCCGCTCGCTCGATTCCGCTGCCGCGCCCGCCGCGCCGAGCACGCGCAATCTGCAGCAATTCGGCTACTCGCTGTTTGCCTCGCGCGTTTCGACCTTCGCTCCGGTCGCCAACGTTCAAGTCAGCGACGACTACGTGATCGGTCCCGGCGACCAGCTCAAGATGCTGATGTGGGGGCGAATCAACAACACGCTGAATCTGACCGTCGGCCGGGAAGGCTCGGTGAGTATTCCCGAGATCGGTCCGCTGCAGGTGGCGGGCTTGACCTTCGCGCAGACCAAGCAGCTGATCGAGGGTCACGCCGGACAAATCACCGGAGTCAAAGTCGACGTCACGATGGGCAAGCTCAAGACCATCCAGGTGTTCGTCGTTGGCGAGGTCGAGCAGCCCGGCGCCTATACCGTGAGCGCGTTGTCGCACGTATCGAACGCGCTCGGCGCGGCCGGAGGAATCACCAAAATAGGCAGCCTGCGCAAGGTCGAACTTCGGCGCGGCAATCAGCTCGTGCGCACGATCGATCTGTACAGCTTGCTGCTCGCCGGCAATGAGCAGGGCGACGAGCAGCTGCAGCCCGGCGATGTGATCTTTGTGCCGGTCATCGGGCCGGTGGTTGGAATGATCGGCGACGTGAAGCGGCCCGCCATCTACGAGCTCGGGCGCTCCGGCGAGCCGCTCGACTCGGTCATCAAGCTCGGCGGCGGAATCAGCGCGTTCGGCTACTCGCAGCGGGTGCAGGTCGAACGGGTCGCCGATCATCAGAAGCGAATCGCGCTCGACGTTGATTTGAACGAGCTGCGCTCGCAGCGCTTCGACATCCGCGACGGCGATCTGATCAAGATTTACCCGGTGCTGCCTGCCCAGCAGGACGTCGTGATTGTACGCGGCAGCGTCAATCGCCCGGGCAAGTTCGAATGGCATCAGGGAATGCGGGTCGCCGACTTGGTGGAACTCGCCGAAGGGGTCGCGCCGCATACCTTTTTCAAATACGCGCTGATTCGCCGCAAAGAGGGCAAGGCAAAGACGGTGCGGCTGGTGCCGGTCGATCTCGGTGAAGCGCTGTCGGCCAATATCAGCGGGCCGCAGAATCTCAGCACGCTCAACCAGGAAGACGAGCTGACCGTGTTCAGCGAATCGCAAATGAAGTATCTGCCGACCGTGCAGGTCTTCGGCGAGGTGCGCAATCCCGGCTACTACGTGATGAGCCAGGGCATGCACGTGAGCGACCTGCTTTACCTGGCGGGCGGTCTCAAGGATGACGCATATCAGAAAGCGGCCGAACTCGCGCGCACCCAGGTCGTCAGCGGCTGAAGCGCAAACATTAAACTAAGCAAAGCCGGGGGAAACACGGTGAACAGGAATCATTGGCTGATGGCGGAAATGAGGGCGTGCGTGGTAACGCTCGCGATCATGGGAATGCTGGCGCTGGCGGCGTGGCAAATGCTGGGTCTGACTTCTTGGTCCAATTGGCGATGAAAGCGGACGGCCCAAGGGGCGAGCGCAGCAGCGTCGCGCGGCTTGATGCGCGTTTTCCTCAGCTCGGAATGAATTTCCGGTAAGGCTTTGCCAGGGCGGCGCTCGGTGACTGTTGCCCATTTTCGGTACTGGTTCAGTTTGCCTACCCGACAAACTGAGCTGGCGCCCGAGATCGCGCAACTGGTTGCGGGCGGTCACGCGGGCAGCGAAGGTCAACAGCACGCGTCTCCGCCGCGAAGCTCAGACTGCGACGGGCGCGAATCTGATTGATCGATTACGGCCGAAAAGGGCAATTCATACCATTGGTGGTGGTTTCGGGACGGCTCCGTTCCAGGCGTAGCTTTGTTCCGTCAGAAATTATTTCTGCCGCAGGCCGGTGTCGCCCGATTTCGGGTGAGCCGGGCGAGTACGGGATATCCTGGCGGTTGACCATAGCGTACGCATAGCACGCGAAATCCGGCGGGGGCAGGCTGAATAGTTCATCCCCTTCATCGAAACTGAACCAGTGCCCCATTTTCCAAGCAGGCGATATGGGCCGCAGTGATTTGAAGACCGGCCGCACGTTAAGGCGGACGAGCAGCCTTTCGCCGCTGCTTGAGTTTTCTCAGCACGGGAAGGATTCCCGCTCCGCAGTTCGGACAAGGCGTTAATGCGGTAGTACGGGCCATTGGCGTCTTCCTAGCAGGAGGCGCGACCGGACGGAAGATCGGGAGCGGCTCCTGCGCCGCGGCTTTCTGAACGGCCAAGATTTCCTTTAGAAGCGTCTGTTCTGTAATCAACGTGTTCGCGATTTGTTCGATAATAGGTATCGCCTTCGGAAGGCTGTGGATTGGAGTGATGATGTGACCGACCGCGTCATGAATCAAGGCTAAAAGCCCATTCGTGCCGAACCGGCGAAGCTCCTCCGATGAAGGGAGTCTTGCTTTCTGCGGTCGAATATTTCGGCTGACTCTGCCCATATCAGCCAGACGGCTCCTGAAGCCAATGGTCCAAGTTTCTAACTGGGGACCGGACCCTATCATACTTATTAGCGTGAAGCGCTACAGGTAGTTTCTGAGTAATGTGCCGCAAGTGACCAAACGTCCGCATAAACACATAAAGTTTACATGAGCACACAATCAGTGACTAGGCTTTAAAGATGTTGGCCCGGGTTAGCACGCCCGCCTAAAAACCTCTAATCTGCCGAACCCGTCGCTCATTTGTGGTCAGGTAGGCAGTTGAATGGTATAAATGCCACGCTGCTGACGAGGTGCGCCCCCCGCTCACGAAGGCGATAGGATACTTTATTCAAATTTGGGGGTTTGCGCGCCCTCTGAGGAGGCGAAGACCCTGAAACGTGTGCTGGCGCTCGATCTATGACGAGCTGGGTACGCTGAACGACCTGGGACTCGCCGACAGCTATATTTCGGAAATCCAGCCCATCACCCGCGTCGAGGCGGCGCGCATCGCGGTCGAGGCCGAGTCGAAGCTGTCCGAAATGCAGAATCAGAGCGAACTCGCACGCAGTTGCATCAATGCGCTGCGGCTGCAGTTGCCCGAAGAAGTGCAATGGGTCGAGCAGGACCACGAAGACAACCTGCCCACGATGTTCCACCCGGTCGATCGCGTCGAGGGCCAGTACGTTTTGTCGGAGGGCAAGCGGCAATCGGTCAAGACCGGGGCCAGTGGACTCGACTACCAGGAAGGAACCCCGCTGCTGCCGAACAACGACAACCTCCCCACCGACCAGGGGAGCAATGAAGTACTTCGGTGGTCGGGATGGGCCGGGATTGGCGGCTTCGTCACCGGCTACGGCGAAGGCGCGCTGGCGGGTCCGCTGACCGACAGTCCGAGCCAGGCAAGTCGCGCGCAACTGTTGACGGGCGCGGTCGTCGTCAGTCTGGGCAACACGGCGATCTCCTTCGGGCAGGAGGAGATGTCATGGGGGGTCTCGCACTACAACCAACTTTCGCAGTCCAATAACGCGCAGCCGTTCCCGGCCTTGCGCATCCAGAATATTCATCCGGGTCATCTGCCCGGCATTCTGCGTTATCTGGGGCTGTATCGGTATCAAGCGTTCCTGGGCCAGCTCAACGCGGGACGGACGTTCTCGCGGCCGTGGCTCTCCGGCCAGGTGATTACCTTCAGGACGCTGCCGTTCCTGGAATGGGGCATCGATCACACGATCATGTTCGGCGGCAGCGGCAACGACAATTACAGTTCGATGGGATTTCTTGGCGACCTGACCGGTCTTTCGACGGGGAATTCACA is part of the Candidatus Binatus sp. genome and encodes:
- a CDS encoding SLBB domain-containing protein — translated: MRSTNKHAVLTTLRSLIVLLALGSLFSSLAHAQIGDSGGAALGGAGGLGGSSSAASAQDDGANSDSPQGAVSNAVSRGCVEPGDPNAANSGLPSCTNSDNDGGSDQPAQAGPSNLSGGASAMRGAQGFANTINKQSMAAVIQQLGISPDELGSLKSEMASGGLSSDDMQELCLHFAAKQLGAGDVAGIAKSLGLSFTDQQMAQLRSCTGLAGQDGSDETASPGRQMGTAASGANPSQPVSSVESQFRSLDSAAAPAAPSTRNLQQFGYSLFASRVSTFAPVANVQVSDDYVIGPGDQLKMLMWGRINNTLNLTVGREGSVSIPEIGPLQVAGLTFAQTKQLIEGHAGQITGVKVDVTMGKLKTIQVFVVGEVEQPGAYTVSALSHVSNALGAAGGITKIGSLRKVELRRGNQLVRTIDLYSLLLAGNEQGDEQLQPGDVIFVPVIGPVVGMIGDVKRPAIYELGRSGEPLDSVIKLGGGISAFGYSQRVQVERVADHQKRIALDVDLNELRSQRFDIRDGDLIKIYPVLPAQQDVVIVRGSVNRPGKFEWHQGMRVADLVELAEGVAPHTFFKYALIRRKEGKAKTVRLVPVDLGEALSANISGPQNLSTLNQEDELTVFSESQMKYLPTVQVFGEVRNPGYYVMSQGMHVSDLLYLAGGLKDDAYQKAAELARTQVVSG
- a CDS encoding capsule assembly Wzi family protein → MCWRSIYDELGTLNDLGLADSYISEIQPITRVEAARIAVEAESKLSEMQNQSELARSCINALRLQLPEEVQWVEQDHEDNLPTMFHPVDRVEGQYVLSEGKRQSVKTGASGLDYQEGTPLLPNNDNLPTDQGSNEVLRWSGWAGIGGFVTGYGEGALAGPLTDSPSQASRAQLLTGAVVVSLGNTAISFGQEEMSWGVSHYNQLSQSNNAQPFPALRIQNIHPGHLPGILRYLGLYRYQAFLGQLNAGRTFSRPWLSGQVITFRTLPFLEWGIDHTIMFGGSGNDNYSSMGFLGDLTGLSTGNSQVANTNTRFGMFAKAYVPRLRNSQVYGEVLAEDYFLPFGKSIALKFPFKGPSYTAGIYVPQVTLDGRTTARFEYALTDKEYSIHNDSLYWSYENALMGSSLGPGAWQVNFEIDRWVNFQSRIGVDTFYTRGQAIVAPSFLPLVRNTETGYGVAFDFLHLPLEIGPLADSLGEMKARAGIEYVSDINYTNANSFRALLQISFAFTPSWGGLVWR